CACTGTTGGGATGATACCAGTGTGCTGATAAAATCCCGGTCCTTTTTCAGGGTCTTTAACTGGTTAGCAGGGCCTATGACAGTCAATCTTGTCTTGATCATGGGCTTTTTGAACAGTTTTTCTAACAAATTCGGATTTTGGTTGCTGGGATAACTCTCTATCTCAATCCCTGAAAACTCCTCAGGCGTAATCTCGGTCATGGTCATTTCAATAAGTTTTGCTTCCTCAGAAGGGGTCAATCCTTTTTCAAGAACAATTATCTTGCCTTCCTTTACCTCGTCCAGTATTAATCGTATCTTTTCCATAGCCGTCATTTCTGACAATTTTTCCTCTGATATCAAATCCATCTGTACACCGATCATAACATCACCCGAAATGGTCTGCAATTTCTTCGTAAAGCGAGTCAATATTCTGTCCTTCCAGTGCCGATATGGGCACTAATGGATGTTGGGGGAAAGCGCTCTTAATCCTTGCAGGAGAGGATTCAGGCAGGTCTATTTTATTGGCAGCGATAAGAAGCGGGAGACTTCTGGCTTCCATATTGCCTATCACGGTCACATTCACCTGGGTGAAAGGGTCTTCTGTTGCATCCATTACCAGGATCACCCCATCAAGATCATCCAGCCATTTAACAGCTTCTATGATGCCTTCTGTGGCCTCTTTGGCTCTGCGTTTTGCTTCTTCCTCTTCCAACCCATGGGCCATAAAATCATGGAAATCGATCTTGGTAGCCAGTCCAGGCGTGTCCACTATATCAAGAGTGACCCTGGAGCCATTGGATTCTATGGTTACTCCTTCCCGGCGGCGAG
This region of Methanosarcinales archaeon genomic DNA includes:
- a CDS encoding DUF2073 domain-containing protein, coding for MIGVQMDLISEEKLSEMTAMEKIRLILDEVKEGKIIVLEKGLTPSEEAKLIEMTMTEITPEEFSGIEIESYPSNQNPNLLEKLFKKPMIKTRLTVIGPANQLKTLKKDRDFISTLVSSQQ
- a CDS encoding GTP-binding protein, with the protein product MGFIKKVKRNFSSVFKKIFKKKVSRIGIYGPPNAGKTTLANRIIRDWTGDAMGAVSAVPHETRRARRREGVTIESNGSRVTLDIVDTPGLATKIDFHDFMAHGLEEEEAKRRAKEATEGIIEAVKWLDDLDGVILVMDATEDPFTQVNVTVIGNMEARSLPLLIAANKIDLPESSPARIKSAFPQHPLVPISALEGQNIDSLYEEIADHFG